Proteins encoded together in one Thermococcus gammatolerans EJ3 window:
- a CDS encoding ATP-binding protein — MQSLHLSLFEEFKRKYERALGRGDPEAARDYALKCARILKALAEKVPGKREFYLEKAESWEKAARELEARPPSPVPQGNTRGAGSEDEYRTYVEGLISTSTVTWNDIGGLHEVKKLLAQNVALAFAKKPEAIKPWRGILLFGPPGTGKTLLASAAAGSLKATFFNVKASDVLSKYYGESSKLISVLYGVAKEKAPSIIFIDEVDALSLKRENVHEATRRTLATLLAEIDGFKGDGEKFVLTLVATNTPWDLDEALLSRFPVRIYVPLPDKEAAREIVRIHTRGLDTSRLDLEAIAEESVRRLYSGREIANLCSMAIHHMLEDVNPELADLERLSSAGIKDLQLKVRPLEMEDFEIAFKKIKSPLTKKDIERYEKWAEEFGGRN, encoded by the coding sequence ATGCAGTCCCTCCACCTCTCACTTTTTGAGGAATTCAAGAGGAAGTACGAGAGGGCCCTCGGCAGGGGTGATCCTGAAGCCGCGAGGGACTATGCTCTTAAATGCGCTCGAATCCTTAAGGCTCTCGCCGAGAAAGTCCCGGGGAAGAGGGAGTTCTACCTGGAAAAGGCGGAGAGCTGGGAGAAAGCTGCGCGGGAGCTTGAGGCAAGGCCTCCGAGCCCGGTGCCCCAAGGCAACACTCGGGGAGCGGGTTCAGAAGATGAGTACCGCACCTACGTGGAAGGGCTCATATCCACCTCAACAGTCACGTGGAATGACATAGGTGGGCTTCACGAGGTCAAAAAACTTCTGGCTCAGAACGTCGCACTAGCTTTCGCAAAGAAGCCCGAGGCAATAAAACCTTGGAGAGGAATCCTTCTTTTTGGGCCACCGGGGACAGGCAAAACGCTACTCGCAAGCGCCGCCGCTGGAAGCCTGAAGGCAACCTTCTTCAACGTCAAAGCCAGCGACGTTCTGAGTAAATACTATGGGGAGTCATCGAAACTGATAAGCGTCCTCTATGGAGTCGCAAAAGAAAAAGCACCGAGCATAATTTTCATCGATGAGGTTGATGCATTGAGCCTGAAAAGGGAGAATGTCCACGAGGCAACGAGAAGAACTCTCGCCACCCTTCTGGCTGAGATAGATGGTTTCAAAGGCGATGGAGAGAAATTCGTGCTCACACTGGTGGCAACTAACACCCCCTGGGACCTCGACGAGGCTCTGCTCAGCAGGTTCCCCGTAAGGATTTACGTGCCGTTACCGGACAAGGAAGCGGCCAGGGAAATAGTGAGGATACACACCCGGGGGCTGGACACGAGCAGGCTCGACCTTGAGGCAATAGCAGAAGAAAGCGTTAGACGGCTGTACTCAGGAAGGGAGATAGCCAACCTCTGCAGTATGGCCATTCATCACATGCTGGAGGACGTCAATCCAGAGCTGGCCGATTTAGAGAGACTCTCCAGTGCTGGAATCAAAGACCTTCAGCTGAAGGTCAGGCCGCTTGAGATGGAAGATTTTGAGATCGCGTTCAAGAAGATCAAGAGCCCGCTGACGAAGAAGGACATTGAACGCTATGAAAAGTGGGCGGAGGAATTTGGAGGACGAAATTAG